In Streptomyces sp. NBC_01381, a genomic segment contains:
- a CDS encoding DMT family transporter, producing MGVGLALAALATVVWSGSFVTSRALHDSVPPIQHAFWRWIIAIVAVAPFAARQTWRQRALLRRHFRFLLLASFLGITVYNTLVNQAAMTTTAGNMGMIMAASPVLMAVYERVGGTRLGARRVTGMLIACAGVLILVSGGSLSMDFAVGDLWVIAGAISFGSYSALLKRKPAEIGGLPFLFAAFGLGALMLLPVFVASYVIQGGFEPTVGTVSPLLYVGVVSSAVAFFAWNKAISIIGAARAGVIYYLQPVCVALLSFAVLGEAMGWLQVMCMGLILGGVVLGSAGRAK from the coding sequence ATCGGCGTCGGCCTCGCCCTCGCGGCGCTCGCCACGGTCGTCTGGTCGGGCAGCTTCGTCACCTCCCGGGCCCTGCACGACAGCGTGCCGCCCATCCAGCACGCGTTCTGGCGGTGGATCATCGCCATCGTGGCCGTCGCGCCGTTCGCGGCACGGCAGACCTGGCGGCAACGGGCCCTGCTCCGCAGGCACTTCCGCTTCCTGCTCCTGGCGTCCTTCCTGGGCATCACGGTCTACAACACCCTGGTGAACCAGGCGGCGATGACCACGACCGCGGGCAACATGGGCATGATCATGGCCGCTTCGCCGGTCCTGATGGCGGTGTACGAACGCGTCGGCGGTACCCGGCTCGGGGCGCGCCGCGTGACGGGCATGCTGATCGCCTGCGCGGGCGTCCTGATCCTTGTCTCCGGGGGCTCCCTCTCCATGGACTTCGCGGTCGGTGACCTGTGGGTGATCGCGGGGGCGATCTCCTTCGGCTCGTACAGCGCGCTGCTCAAGCGCAAGCCCGCGGAGATCGGCGGACTGCCGTTCCTCTTCGCGGCGTTCGGGCTCGGTGCGCTGATGCTGCTTCCGGTGTTCGTGGCCAGCTATGTGATCCAGGGCGGCTTCGAGCCGACGGTCGGCACGGTCTCCCCGCTCCTGTACGTGGGTGTGGTGTCGTCGGCGGTCGCCTTCTTCGCCTGGAACAAGGCGATCTCGATCATCGGCGCGGCCCGTGCCGGAGTCATCTACTACCTCCAGCCGGTGTGCGTGGCCCTGCTGTCCTTCGCGGTGCTCGGCGAGGCGATGGGGTGGCTGCAGGTCATGTGCATGGGGCTGATCCTGGGCGGGGTCGTGCTCGGCTCCGCCGGCAGGGCGAAGTGA
- a CDS encoding LysR family transcriptional regulator: protein MSEWDIKKLQILRTLSERGTVTATAQTLRMTPSAVSQQLSNLAKQLGVPLLEAHGRRVRLTDAAHLVLRHAEAVFAQLERADAELAAYAHGEAGEVRVGAFSTAVPALVVPAVRALRAAAPGISVRVREAEAAEAYELLAAGEVDVALSLAVQAPASPDADTRFTRESLLADPLDVALPGDHPLASAEGLRLADLAGEPWIFGGSGPWSEITRAACEGAGFSPEQAHSASGWTAILAMVEAGMGVALVPRMAAASRDGVTMRELSADRPRRHVVAAVRRGAAAGAAVSRVLTALREAVPTRVP, encoded by the coding sequence ATGAGCGAGTGGGACATCAAGAAACTGCAGATCCTGCGTACGTTGAGCGAGCGGGGCACGGTGACCGCGACGGCGCAGACGCTGCGGATGACGCCGTCGGCGGTGTCGCAGCAGCTGTCCAACCTCGCCAAGCAACTGGGGGTGCCGCTGCTCGAGGCGCACGGGCGCCGGGTGCGCCTGACGGACGCGGCGCATCTCGTCCTGCGGCACGCGGAGGCGGTCTTCGCGCAACTGGAGCGTGCGGACGCCGAGTTGGCGGCGTATGCGCACGGGGAGGCCGGGGAGGTGCGGGTCGGGGCGTTCTCGACCGCCGTGCCCGCGCTCGTCGTGCCGGCGGTGCGGGCGTTGCGGGCGGCGGCGCCGGGCATCTCCGTACGGGTGCGGGAGGCGGAGGCGGCGGAGGCGTACGAGCTTCTCGCGGCGGGGGAGGTGGACGTGGCGCTGTCCCTCGCGGTCCAGGCGCCGGCATCGCCCGACGCGGACACGCGCTTCACGCGGGAGTCGCTGCTTGCCGACCCGCTGGACGTGGCGCTTCCGGGGGATCATCCGCTGGCGTCGGCGGAGGGGCTGCGGCTCGCCGATCTCGCGGGCGAGCCGTGGATCTTCGGGGGGAGCGGGCCGTGGTCCGAGATCACGCGGGCGGCGTGCGAGGGGGCGGGCTTCTCGCCGGAACAGGCGCACTCCGCGTCCGGCTGGACGGCGATCCTCGCCATGGTGGAGGCGGGGATGGGGGTGGCGCTGGTCCCGAGGATGGCGGCGGCCAGCCGTGACGGCGTGACGATGCGGGAACTCTCCGCCGACCGGCCTCGCCGCCATGTGGTGGCGGCGGTGCGCCGGGGGGCCGCTGCGGGGGCGGCCGTCTCCCGAGTCCTGACGGCTCTCCGCGAGGCGGTCCCTACGCGGGTTCCGTAG
- the pepN gene encoding aminopeptidase N, which yields MPGTNLTREEAQQRAKLLTVDSYEIDLDLSGAQEGGTYRSVTTVRFASAEANAETFIDLVAPAVHEVVLNGHSLDVAAVFRDSRIALKHLEAGPNELKVVADCDYTNTGEGLHRFVDPVDQQAYLYTQFEVPDARRVFASFEQPDLKATFQFTVKAPTGWTVVSNSPTPEPSGDVWVFEPTPRMSTYITALIVGPYHSVHSSYEGPGGQSVPLGIYCRPSLAEFLDSDAIFEVTRQGFDWFQEKFDYAYPFAKYDQLFVPEFNAGAMENAGAVTIRDQYVFRSKVTDAAYETRAETILHELAHMWFGDLVTMEWWNDLWLNESFATYTSIACQAYAENSRWPHSWTTFANSMKTWAYRQDQLPSTHPIMADIRDLDDVLVNFDGITYAKGASVLKQLVAYVGMDEFFRGVQAYFKAHAFGNTRLSDLLGALEETSGRDLKTWSKKWLETAGINVLRPVVDVDTSGKITSFAVKQEAPALPAGAKGEPTLRPHRIAIGLYDMDDESGKLLRTDRVELDVDGELTAVDELVGRVRPAVILLNDDDLSYAKVRLDAESLAYVTDHIGDFEASLPRALSWASAWDMTRDAELPTREYLALVLSGIAKESDIGVVQSLHRQVKLALDLYAAPSGREEALARWTEATLSHLRSAEPGSDHQLAWARAFAATARTEQQLTLLEELLSAKQSIEGLAVDTELRWAFVHRLAATGRLDEAGIAAELDRDKTAAGERHAASARAARPTAAAKAEAWASVVESDKLPNAIQEAVIGGFVQTDQRELLAPYTEKFFAAVKDAWDSRSHEMAQQIAVGLYPSLQVSQATLDATDTWLSSASPSAALRRLITESRAGVERALRAQSADA from the coding sequence GTGCCCGGCACCAATCTGACCCGCGAAGAGGCGCAGCAGCGGGCGAAGCTGCTCACCGTTGATTCGTACGAGATCGATCTCGACCTCTCCGGCGCGCAAGAGGGCGGCACCTACCGGTCCGTGACCACGGTGCGCTTCGCCTCCGCGGAGGCGAACGCCGAGACCTTCATCGACCTGGTGGCCCCGGCGGTCCACGAGGTGGTCCTGAACGGCCACTCGCTGGACGTAGCGGCGGTCTTCCGCGACTCGCGCATCGCGCTCAAGCACCTCGAGGCCGGGCCGAACGAGTTGAAGGTCGTCGCCGACTGCGACTACACCAACACCGGTGAGGGCCTGCACCGCTTCGTCGACCCGGTCGACCAACAGGCCTATCTCTACACGCAGTTCGAGGTCCCGGACGCACGCCGCGTCTTCGCGTCGTTCGAACAGCCCGACCTCAAGGCGACGTTCCAGTTCACCGTGAAGGCGCCGACGGGCTGGACGGTGGTCTCCAACTCCCCGACTCCCGAGCCGAGCGGTGACGTCTGGGTCTTCGAACCGACGCCGCGCATGTCGACGTACATCACGGCGCTCATCGTCGGTCCGTATCACTCGGTCCACAGTTCGTACGAGGGTCCTGGCGGCCAGTCGGTTCCGCTCGGCATCTACTGCCGGCCCTCGCTGGCCGAGTTCCTCGACTCGGACGCGATCTTCGAGGTGACGCGGCAGGGCTTCGACTGGTTCCAGGAGAAGTTCGACTACGCGTACCCCTTCGCCAAGTACGACCAGCTCTTCGTGCCGGAGTTCAACGCGGGCGCGATGGAGAACGCGGGTGCGGTGACCATCCGCGACCAGTACGTGTTCCGTTCGAAGGTGACGGACGCGGCGTACGAGACGCGCGCGGAAACCATCCTCCACGAGCTGGCCCACATGTGGTTCGGCGACCTGGTGACGATGGAGTGGTGGAACGACCTGTGGCTGAACGAGTCGTTCGCCACGTACACGTCGATCGCCTGTCAGGCGTACGCGGAGAACTCGCGCTGGCCGCACTCCTGGACGACGTTCGCCAACTCCATGAAGACGTGGGCGTACCGCCAGGACCAGCTGCCGTCCACGCACCCGATCATGGCGGACATCCGGGACCTCGACGACGTCCTGGTCAACTTCGACGGCATCACGTACGCCAAGGGCGCGAGCGTGCTCAAGCAGCTCGTCGCGTACGTCGGCATGGACGAGTTCTTCCGGGGCGTGCAGGCGTACTTCAAGGCGCACGCGTTCGGCAACACGCGCCTTTCCGATCTGCTCGGCGCCCTTGAGGAGACGAGCGGGCGCGACCTCAAGACGTGGTCGAAGAAGTGGCTTGAAACGGCGGGCATCAACGTCCTGCGTCCGGTGGTCGACGTCGACACGTCGGGCAAGATCACCTCATTCGCGGTCAAGCAGGAGGCCCCGGCGCTCCCGGCGGGCGCGAAGGGCGAGCCGACCCTCCGCCCGCACCGCATCGCGATCGGCCTGTACGACATGGACGACGAGAGCGGCAAGCTGCTGCGCACGGACCGCGTGGAACTGGACGTGGACGGCGAACTGACGGCGGTGGACGAGCTGGTGGGCCGCGTGCGCCCGGCCGTGATCCTCCTCAACGACGACGACCTCTCCTACGCGAAGGTCCGCCTGGACGCGGAGTCGCTGGCGTACGTGACGGACCACATCGGTGACTTCGAGGCCTCGCTGCCGCGGGCGCTGTCGTGGGCGTCGGCGTGGGACATGACGCGGGACGCGGAACTGCCGACGCGGGAGTACCTGGCGCTGGTGTTGTCGGGCATCGCGAAGGAGTCGGACATCGGCGTCGTGCAGTCCCTGCACCGTCAGGTGAAGCTGGCGCTCGACCTGTACGCGGCGCCGTCCGGACGCGAGGAGGCGCTGGCCCGCTGGACCGAGGCGACGCTCTCGCACCTCCGCTCGGCGGAGCCGGGCAGCGACCACCAGCTGGCGTGGGCACGGGCGTTCGCGGCGACGGCGCGTACGGAGCAGCAGCTGACGCTCCTCGAGGAACTCCTCTCCGCCAAGCAGTCGATCGAGGGCCTGGCCGTCGACACGGAGCTGCGCTGGGCGTTCGTGCACCGCCTCGCGGCGACGGGCCGGCTCGACGAGGCCGGAATCGCGGCGGAGCTGGACCGCGACAAGACGGCGGCGGGCGAGCGGCACGCGGCGTCGGCGCGGGCCGCTCGCCCGACGGCTGCCGCGAAGGCCGAGGCATGGGCCTCGGTCGTCGAATCGGACAAGCTCCCGAACGCGATCCAGGAGGCGGTGATCGGCGGCTTCGTCCAGACGGACCAGCGCGAACTTCTGGCCCCCTACACGGAGAAGTTCTTCGCGGCGGTCAAGGACGCGTGGGACTCCCGTTCGCACGAGATGGCGCAGCAGATCGCGGTGGGCCTGTACCCGTCGCTCCAGGTCTCCCAGGCAACCCTGGACGCCACGGACACATGGCTCTCCTCGGCCTCCCCCTCGGCGGCCCTGCGCCGCCTGATCACGGAGTCCCGCGCGGGCGTGGAGCGGGCCCTGCGGGCCCAGTCAGCCGACGCATAG
- a CDS encoding flavin-dependent oxidoreductase, with product MDVLVAGAGIGGLTTALGLHAAGIEVRVVDAVDALRPVGVGINLLPHAVRELTELGLGAELAATAVPTAEMIHFDRHGNHIWSEPRGVARGHHWPQYSLHRGALQMLLLDAVRDRLGEHAVRTGTAFVRYAETEGSRSVLVTLRDVARGREYAVPARALIGADGLYSAVRARLHPGEGPPLWNGIRMWRGVTEWEPVLGGRTMAIAGSNASVKLVVYPISREAETRGRALLNWVAEVRFPVHHHGVAGPVDWNRSGRLSDVLPHFAGWRIGDLDVPALLASTGRILEYPMVDRDPLPWWGQGPVTLLGDAAHPMYPVGSSGGSEAVLDARVLARCLALAAPDRVGGLRAYEAERWASANAVVLANRAMPADTVLRTVAERAPEGFVRVEDVLTEGELAELGEGYRRMRGAW from the coding sequence ATCGACGTACTCGTCGCGGGAGCCGGGATCGGCGGACTGACCACCGCCCTCGGTCTGCACGCCGCGGGCATCGAGGTGCGGGTCGTGGACGCGGTGGACGCGCTGCGCCCCGTCGGCGTCGGCATCAACCTCCTCCCGCACGCGGTACGGGAGTTGACGGAACTGGGCCTGGGCGCCGAGCTGGCCGCCACGGCCGTGCCGACCGCCGAGATGATCCACTTCGACCGGCACGGCAACCACATCTGGAGCGAGCCGCGGGGCGTCGCGCGCGGCCACCACTGGCCGCAGTACTCGCTGCACCGGGGCGCCCTGCAGATGCTCCTGCTCGACGCCGTGCGCGACCGGCTCGGCGAGCACGCCGTGCGCACGGGCACGGCGTTCGTGCGGTACGCCGAGACCGAGGGGTCCCGGTCGGTGCTCGTGACGCTGCGGGACGTGGCGCGCGGGCGGGAGTACGCGGTGCCCGCGCGGGCCCTGATCGGCGCCGACGGGCTTTACTCGGCGGTGCGGGCGCGGCTGCATCCCGGGGAGGGGCCGCCGCTGTGGAACGGCATCCGGATGTGGCGGGGCGTCACCGAGTGGGAGCCGGTGCTCGGCGGGCGCACCATGGCCATCGCGGGCAGCAACGCGAGCGTGAAGCTGGTCGTCTACCCGATCTCCCGCGAGGCGGAGACGCGGGGGCGTGCGCTGCTCAACTGGGTGGCCGAGGTGCGGTTTCCCGTCCACCACCACGGGGTGGCGGGGCCCGTCGACTGGAACCGCTCGGGGCGGCTTTCCGACGTGCTTCCGCACTTCGCCGGGTGGCGCATCGGCGACCTCGACGTGCCGGCGCTGCTTGCCTCGACGGGGCGGATCCTGGAGTACCCGATGGTGGACCGGGATCCGCTGCCGTGGTGGGGGCAGGGCCCCGTGACGCTCCTCGGGGACGCGGCGCATCCGATGTACCCCGTGGGGTCGAGCGGCGGCTCCGAGGCGGTGCTCGACGCGCGGGTCCTCGCCCGCTGCCTGGCGCTTGCCGCGCCGGACCGGGTGGGGGGACTGCGGGCCTACGAGGCCGAGCGGTGGGCGTCCGCGAACGCGGTGGTTCTGGCGAACCGGGCGATGCCGGCGGACACGGTCCTCCGGACGGTCGCGGAGAGGGCGCCGGAGGGATTTGTGCGGGTGGAGGATGTGCTGACGGAGGGGGAGCTGGCGGAGCTGGGGGAGGGGTATCGGCGGATGCGGGGGGCTTGGTAG
- a CDS encoding DUF1203 domain-containing protein, which produces MTTTTAYHPRPIDPVALKQLRDTDDAGRPCAPYTDPEGGDPLRCCLRPVAPGERVALVSYAPLRRWAADTGATPGAYDEQGPVFIHAEDCEGPSPDGEGYPFARSGALRTLRRYSAEGRIVGGRLFEIPEDATAGFDAALAEAFTDPEVALVHVRAVEYGCFHFEVRRP; this is translated from the coding sequence ATGACCACCACCACCGCGTACCACCCCCGCCCCATCGACCCCGTAGCCCTCAAACAGCTCCGCGACACCGACGACGCGGGCCGTCCCTGCGCCCCGTACACGGACCCGGAAGGCGGCGACCCCCTCCGCTGCTGTCTGCGTCCCGTCGCCCCCGGCGAGCGCGTCGCCCTCGTCTCGTACGCGCCGCTGCGGCGCTGGGCGGCGGACACCGGCGCCACCCCCGGCGCCTACGACGAGCAGGGGCCCGTCTTCATCCACGCGGAGGATTGTGAGGGACCCTCCCCGGACGGGGAGGGTTACCCCTTCGCCCGCTCGGGAGCCCTCCGCACCCTGCGCCGCTACAGCGCCGAAGGCCGCATCGTCGGCGGCCGCCTCTTCGAGATCCCCGAGGACGCCACCGCCGGCTTCGACGCCGCCCTCGCGGAGGCCTTCACCGACCCCGAAGTCGCCCTCGTACACGTCAGGGCCGTGGAGTACGGCTGCTTCCACTTCGAGGTGCGGCGGCCCTGA
- a CDS encoding LysR family transcriptional regulator gives MSGLEIRELECFIALADELHFGRAGERLYVSQSRVSQLLRDLERRIGTRLVERSSRRVRLTPSGERFLAELRPAYEALSATVDSAREAARGVSGRLRIGFQGTADARLMEAITDFQEQHPACVTEIVEIPFADPFGAVRHGAVDTAIVLLPVAEPDLVLGPLFSRQPQNVAVSVRHPFAGRELLSAAELTDTPLIAAAAPAPAYWREAHAPSAAPAPEVRTLQEGLTLVAAGRGAMLLCSPTAEYHGRRDVTFVPVEGLPDSVLGMVWHRDAETERVRAFARAVAASSVRAAAPRSGSSRTPRP, from the coding sequence GTGAGCGGGCTTGAGATACGGGAGCTCGAGTGCTTCATCGCGCTCGCCGACGAGCTGCACTTCGGCCGTGCGGGCGAGCGGCTCTACGTCTCGCAGAGCCGCGTCAGCCAACTGCTGCGGGATCTGGAGCGGCGGATCGGCACACGGCTCGTCGAACGGTCGAGCCGCCGGGTGCGGCTGACCCCGTCGGGCGAGCGTTTCCTTGCCGAACTGCGCCCGGCGTACGAGGCGTTGAGCGCCACGGTGGACTCGGCGCGGGAGGCGGCGCGTGGGGTCTCGGGGCGGCTGCGGATCGGTTTCCAGGGGACGGCGGACGCCCGGCTGATGGAGGCGATCACGGACTTCCAGGAGCAGCATCCGGCGTGCGTGACGGAGATCGTGGAGATCCCCTTCGCGGACCCCTTCGGTGCGGTGCGGCACGGCGCGGTGGACACCGCGATCGTGCTGCTGCCGGTGGCGGAACCGGACCTGGTCCTCGGCCCGCTCTTCTCCCGCCAGCCGCAGAACGTCGCCGTGTCGGTACGCCACCCCTTCGCGGGGCGGGAGTTGCTGAGCGCGGCCGAGCTGACGGACACTCCGCTGATCGCGGCGGCGGCTCCGGCACCGGCCTACTGGCGCGAGGCGCACGCCCCTTCCGCCGCGCCCGCGCCGGAGGTGCGCACCCTCCAGGAAGGGCTGACGCTGGTCGCGGCGGGGCGGGGCGCGATGCTGCTGTGCAGCCCCACGGCGGAGTATCACGGCCGCCGTGACGTCACGTTCGTGCCGGTGGAGGGGCTGCCGGACTCGGTGCTCGGGATGGTGTGGCACCGGGACGCGGAGACGGAGCGGGTGCGGGCGTTCGCACGGGCGGTCGCCGCGTCGAGCGTCAGGGCCGCCGCACCTCGAAGTGGAAGCAGCCGTACTCCACGGCCCTGA